Proteins encoded in a region of the Pseudomonas sp. PDNC002 genome:
- a CDS encoding mechanosensitive ion channel family protein: protein MGLVARWWHFALLAAFWAATGLAAEAPEIVSQASSEPAELKIENRSIVVLRGTLLGETPEVRARRAKASIEDALQSAGDLKVNIDPIQSSYMVLLGYSRAFILSPQDVDPPGSSVRAAAEQAAANLRQVVAESAEARSARYLLTALGFAALATVVYLFLLRVIRYVRSKLLGQLPALMSRHTGKLRVGQTSLLGRNYLYYLLGRLIWLVYWLLAFLFSYQWLSFVLSQFPYTRPWGESLNVHLVNLVRYLLNGMLDAMPGLVVALCILLIARAISGFARHVLQRMARPGNLRWLTEETLQPTTRLTSLAIWLFALVMAYPYLPGSGTEAFKGLSVLLGLMISLGASSVVGQAAAGLILTYSRTLRVGEFVRVGDHEGTVTEVGVFNTTIRTGLGEVLTLPNSMITGSVTKNYSRTVQGTGYVVDTVVTIGYDTPWRQVEAMLVEAARRTEGILEKPRPQVFQTALSDFYPEYRLVAQAVPSEPRPRAELLSLLHANIQDVFNEYGVQIMSPHYLGDPEQPKWVPREQWHAAPAKPEDRD from the coding sequence ATGGGGCTCGTTGCGCGATGGTGGCATTTTGCTCTGCTGGCCGCATTCTGGGCGGCGACCGGGCTGGCGGCGGAAGCGCCGGAAATCGTCTCACAGGCGAGCTCCGAGCCGGCGGAGCTGAAGATCGAGAATCGAAGCATCGTTGTGCTCCGCGGCACCCTGCTGGGCGAGACGCCGGAAGTCCGTGCCCGCCGCGCCAAGGCATCGATCGAGGACGCGCTGCAGAGCGCGGGCGACCTGAAGGTCAATATCGATCCCATCCAGAGCAGCTACATGGTGCTGCTCGGCTATAGCCGCGCCTTCATCCTTTCGCCGCAGGATGTCGATCCGCCCGGCAGCTCCGTGCGCGCCGCCGCCGAGCAGGCGGCCGCGAACCTCCGCCAGGTCGTCGCCGAGAGCGCCGAGGCGCGCAGCGCGCGCTACCTGCTCACCGCCCTGGGCTTCGCCGCGCTGGCCACGGTCGTGTACCTGTTCCTGTTGCGCGTCATCCGCTACGTGCGGAGCAAACTACTCGGCCAGTTGCCGGCGTTGATGAGCCGGCACACCGGCAAGCTGCGCGTCGGACAAACCTCGTTGCTGGGCAGGAACTACCTGTACTACCTGCTTGGCCGGCTGATCTGGCTGGTCTACTGGCTGCTGGCGTTCCTGTTCAGCTACCAGTGGCTGAGCTTCGTTCTCTCGCAGTTTCCCTATACGCGGCCCTGGGGCGAAAGCCTCAACGTCCACCTGGTGAACCTGGTTCGCTACCTGCTCAACGGCATGCTCGATGCGATGCCGGGACTGGTCGTCGCCTTGTGCATCCTGCTGATCGCCCGCGCCATCAGTGGATTCGCCCGGCATGTACTGCAACGCATGGCGCGCCCCGGCAACCTGCGCTGGCTCACCGAGGAAACCCTGCAGCCGACCACCCGCCTGACCTCGCTGGCGATCTGGCTGTTCGCGCTGGTGATGGCCTATCCCTACCTGCCGGGCTCGGGCACCGAGGCGTTCAAGGGGCTCTCCGTGCTGCTGGGCCTGATGATTTCCCTCGGCGCTTCCAGTGTCGTGGGCCAGGCCGCCGCCGGACTGATCCTGACCTATTCGCGCACCCTGCGGGTCGGCGAATTCGTGCGGGTTGGCGATCATGAAGGCACGGTCACCGAGGTCGGCGTGTTCAACACCACCATCCGCACGGGCCTGGGCGAGGTGCTGACGCTGCCCAACTCGATGATCACGGGCTCGGTCACCAAGAACTACTCGCGCACCGTGCAGGGAACCGGCTACGTGGTGGATACCGTCGTCACCATCGGCTACGACACGCCATGGCGCCAGGTCGAGGCGATGCTGGTGGAGGCGGCCCGCCGCACCGAGGGCATCCTCGAGAAGCCCCGGCCGCAGGTATTCCAGACCGCGCTCTCGGACTTCTACCCGGAATATCGCCTGGTCGCCCAGGCGGTGCCCAGCGAACCGCGTCCCCGCGCGGAACTGCTCAGCCTGCTGCACGCCAACATCCAGGACGTGTTCAACGAGTACGGCGTGCAGATCATGTCGCCGCATTATCTGGGCGACCCGGAGCAGCCCAAATGGGTGCCCAGGGAGCAATGGCACGCGGCGCCCGCCAAGCCGGAGGACCGGGACTGA